One part of the Hyalangium ruber genome encodes these proteins:
- a CDS encoding SMI1/KNR4 family protein: MTRNREIVWRPYVWGEPRAAKPHEIEALEREWGVTLPKEYKELVSEYQGMTPQPNVFSVGATSESAINELLTVTRDEGREGYLALGVYQALKPHVPKGIYPFASTPGGESVCFDYREGSLPPRIVLVSVECDLYPLAESFSDFLAGLHD, from the coding sequence ATGACGCGGAACCGCGAGATCGTCTGGCGGCCTTACGTCTGGGGTGAGCCCCGAGCCGCGAAGCCTCATGAAATCGAGGCGCTCGAGCGGGAGTGGGGTGTCACTCTCCCCAAAGAGTACAAGGAACTGGTGAGCGAGTACCAAGGCATGACACCTCAGCCCAATGTCTTCAGCGTTGGCGCGACATCGGAAAGCGCAATCAACGAACTGCTGACCGTCACCCGGGACGAGGGGCGGGAGGGATACCTGGCGCTTGGCGTCTATCAAGCCTTGAAGCCGCATGTTCCCAAGGGGATCTATCCGTTCGCCTCGACTCCCGGGGGCGAGTCCGTGTGCTTCGACTACAGGGAGGGTTCCCTCCCTCCTCGGATTGTCCTCGTCTCGGTCGAGTGCGATCTCTATCCGCTGGCGGAAAGCTTCTCGGACTTCCTGGCGGGCCTGCACGACTGA